A stretch of Canis lupus baileyi chromosome 2, mCanLup2.hap1, whole genome shotgun sequence DNA encodes these proteins:
- the TMEM128 gene encoding transmembrane protein 128 isoform X2, producing MDASRAREQLRRRYLFPPDTEAPQDREGYARPASTAVEKKEKPLPRLNIHSGFWILASIVVTYYVDFFKTIKENFHTSSWFVVGGALLLISLSIACYCILYLEWCCGIEDYDVKYPTLIPVTTATFIAAGICFNVALWHVWSFLTPLLLFTQFMGVVMLISLLG from the exons ATGGATGCTTCacgggcccgggagcagctccggCGGCGGTACCTGTTCCCGCCGGACACCGAGGCCCCGCAGGACCGCGAGGGCTACGCCAGGCCGG CCTCTACAGCTGTTGAGAAAAAGGAGAAACCTCTTCCAAGACTTAATATCCATTCTGGATTCTGGATTTTGGCATCCATCGTTGTGACCTACTATGTTGACTTCTTTAAAACCATTAAAGAAAACTTTCACACTAGCAG TTGGTTTGTCGTGGGCGGTGCCCTGCTGCTTATCAGTCTGTCGATCGCATGTTACTGCATCCTCTACCTGGAGTGGTGTTGTGGAATTGAAGATTATGATGTCAAGTATCCCACCTTGATACCCGTTACAACTGCTACTTTCATTGCGGCTGGAATTTG CTTCAACGTTGCTTTGTGGCACGTGTGGTCCTTCCTCACACCGTTGCTGTTGTTCACACAGTTCATGGGGGTTGTGATGCTCATCTCACTCCTTGGATGA
- the TMEM128 gene encoding transmembrane protein 128 isoform X1: MDASRAREQLRRRYLFPPDTEAPQDREGYARPEASTAVEKKEKPLPRLNIHSGFWILASIVVTYYVDFFKTIKENFHTSSWFVVGGALLLISLSIACYCILYLEWCCGIEDYDVKYPTLIPVTTATFIAAGICFNVALWHVWSFLTPLLLFTQFMGVVMLISLLG; the protein is encoded by the exons ATGGATGCTTCacgggcccgggagcagctccggCGGCGGTACCTGTTCCCGCCGGACACCGAGGCCCCGCAGGACCGCGAGGGCTACGCCAGGCCGG AAGCCTCTACAGCTGTTGAGAAAAAGGAGAAACCTCTTCCAAGACTTAATATCCATTCTGGATTCTGGATTTTGGCATCCATCGTTGTGACCTACTATGTTGACTTCTTTAAAACCATTAAAGAAAACTTTCACACTAGCAG TTGGTTTGTCGTGGGCGGTGCCCTGCTGCTTATCAGTCTGTCGATCGCATGTTACTGCATCCTCTACCTGGAGTGGTGTTGTGGAATTGAAGATTATGATGTCAAGTATCCCACCTTGATACCCGTTACAACTGCTACTTTCATTGCGGCTGGAATTTG CTTCAACGTTGCTTTGTGGCACGTGTGGTCCTTCCTCACACCGTTGCTGTTGTTCACACAGTTCATGGGGGTTGTGATGCTCATCTCACTCCTTGGATGA